The following proteins are co-located in the Limanda limanda chromosome 5, fLimLim1.1, whole genome shotgun sequence genome:
- the nos1 gene encoding nitric oxide synthase, brain translates to MQESEPTVCQLQPNIISVRLFKRKVGGLGFLVKQRVSKPPVIVSDLIRGGAAEECGLVQVGDIVLAVNNKPLVDLSYERALETLKNVSPESHAVLILRGPEGFSTHLETTLCGEGRQRTVRVTRPAFPASKSYEHCSPLSPFSPGQQQQVNKEPQLRAIENLSSPSITQSFLQRGGIQAQDPLLMRDRGGLLCNGMEENNELLKEIEPVLRLIRNSKKEINGEGQRNAGRRDAEIQVAWDLGVGNGTSPQLASDNDRMLENMPVVFNNNNTGTDKPPEQGRASPTKTLQNGSPSKCPLRFLKIKNWETGTVYSDVLHHSSSKLPICSENVCIGSVMIPNTHTRKPDEGRSPEELLPLATDFIDQYYTSIKRNGSKAHVDRLEEVTKEIDASGTYQLKDTELIYGAKHAWRNAARCVGRIQWSKLQVFDARDCTTAHGMYNYICNHIKYATNKGNLRSAITIFPARTDCKHDFRVWNSQLIRYAGYKQPDGLIVGDPANVEFTEICMQLGWKAPKGRFDVLPLLLQASGNDPELFEIPEDLVLEVPITHPKYEWFKDLELKWYSLPAVSNMLLEIGGLEFTCCPFSGWYMGTEIGVRDFCDSSRYNILEEVANKMALDTRKTSSLWKDQALVEINIAVLFSFQTCKVTIVDHHSATESFMKHMENEYRVRGGCPGDWVWIVPPMSGSITPVFHQEMLNYRLTPSFEYQADPWNTHVWKGVNGTPTKKRAIGFKKLAKAVKFSAKLMGQAMAKRVKATILFATETGKSQDYAKTLCEIFKHAFDAKVTSMDEYDVVDLEHETLVLVVTSTFGNGDPPENGEKFGTALMEMHHPTSNTADRKSYKGRFNSVSSYSDTRKSSSDEPEPRINFESTGPLANVRFSVFGLGSRAYPHFCAFAHAVDTLFEELGGERILRMGEGDELCGQEESFRTWAKKVFKAACDVFCVGDDVNIEKANDSLISNDRSWKKSKFRMTYTAEAPAFTDALHSIHKKKVYGAKMLESENLQSSKSNRSTIFVRLHTNNHDSLSYHPGDHLGIFPGNHEDLVTALIDKLEDAPPVNQIIKVEFLEERNTALGVISNWTSEMRIPPCTINHVFQYFLDITTPPSPVLLQQFAALATNDKQKKKLEVLSKGLQEYEEWKWYNNPTLVEVLEEFPSIQMPSTLLLTQLPLLQPRYYSISSSPELHPGEIHLTVAVVSYRARDGEGPVHHGVCSSWLNRIEKGEMVPCFVRGAPSFRLPKDNQAPCILVGPGTGIAPFRSFWQQRLYDREHKEIESCPMILVFGCRQSEMDHIYKEETVQAKNKEVFKELYSAYSREPGKPKKYVQDVLREQLSETLYHCLKEEGGHIYVCGDVTMAGDVLKTIQQVVKQQGNMSLEDAGFFISKLRDESRYHEDIFGVTLRTYEVTNRLRSESIAYIEESKKDPDELVDFFHLHC, encoded by the exons ATGCAGGAGTCTGAGCCCACGGTGTGCCAGCTGCAGCCCAACATCATCTCAGTGCGTCTCTTCAAGAGGAAGGTCGGCGGCCTGGGTTTCCTGGTGAAGCAGAGGGTGTCCAAGCCGCCTGTCATCGTGTCGGACCTGATCCGCGGGGGGGCGGCGGAGGAGTGCGGCCTGGTGCAGGTGGGCGACATCGTTCTGGCCGTCAACAACAAGCCCCTGGTGGACCTCTCCTACGAGCGGGCCCTGGAGACGCTGAAGAACGTGTCCCCCGAGAGCCACGCCGTGCTCATCCTGCGCGGGCCCGAGGGCTTCTCCACCCACCTGGAAACCACCCTGTGCGGAGAGGGCCGCCAGCGCACGGTGAGGGTCACGCGCCCGGCCTTCCCGGCCTCAAAGTCCTACGAGCACTGCTCCCCACTCAGCCCCTTCAGccccgggcagcagcagcaggtcaacAAGGAGCCGCAGCTCAGGGCCATAGAGAACCTGTCCTCTCCGTCCATCACCCAGTCCTTCCTGCAGAGGGGAGGCATACAGGCCCAGGACCCCCTGCTGATGAGGGACCGCGGGGGTCTCCTGTGCAACGGGATGGAGGAGAACAACGAGCTGCTGAAGGAGATCGAACCCGTGCTGCGCCTCATCAGGAACAGCAAGAAGGAGATCAATGGCGAGGGCCAGAGGAATGCAGGGAGAAGGGACGCCGAGATCCAAGTGGCCTG GGACCTTGGCGTGGGAAATGGCACATCTCCCCAGCTGGCGTCAGATAACGACAGAATGCTGGAGAACATGCCGGTGgtgttcaacaacaacaacactggcACTGACAAG CCTCCGGAGCAGGGCAGAGCCTCCCCGACTAAGACCCTGCAGAACGGAAGCCCCTCCAAATGTCCCTTGAGGTTCCTCAAGATCAAGAACTGGGAGACTGGCACCGTCTACAGCGACGTCCTCCACCACAGCTCCAGCAAG TTGCCGATCTGCAGCGAGAACGTGTGCATCGGCTCCGTGATGATCCCCAACACGCACACCCGCAAACCAGACGAGGGCCGATCCCCAGAGGAGCTTCTCCCACTGGCCACAGACTTCATCGATCAGTACTACACCTCCATCAAAAG GAATGGCTCCAAGGCCCACGTGGACAGGCTGGAGGAGGTCACCAAGGAGATTGACGCTTCCGGAACATATCAGCTAAAGGACACTGAGCTGATCTATGGAGCCAAGCACGCCTGGAGGAACGCAGCCCGATGTGTGGGGAGGATTCAATGGTCCAAACTACAG GTTTTCGATGCTCGAGACTGCACAACGGCTCACGGAATGTACAACTACATCTGCAACCACATCAAGTACGCCACCAACAAAGGCAACCTGAG GTCGGCCATCACCATATTTCCTGCGAGGACAGATTGCAAACACGACTTTCGAGTGTGGAACAGTCAGCTGATTCGTTACGCAGGCTATAAACAGCCTGATGGGCTCATCGTGGGAGACCCTGCAAACGTTGAATTTACCGAG ATCTGCATGCAGCTCGGGTGGAAAGCTCCGAAAGGTCGTTTCGACGTCCTGCCCCTCCTGCTGCAAGCCAGTGGAAACGACCCGGAGCTGTTCGAGATCCCTGAAGACCTCGTCCTGGAGGTGCCGATCACACATCCAAA GTACGAGTGGTTCAAAGACCTGGAACTGAAGTGGTACAGCCTCCCGGCGGTTTCCAACATGCTGCTGGAGATCGGCGGCCTGGAGTTCACCTGCTGCCCCTTCAGCGGGTGGTACATGGGCACGGAGATCGGCGTGAGGGATTTCTGCGACAGCTCACGCTACAACATTCTGGAG GAGGTTGCTAACAAGATGGCCTTAGACACCAGGAAGACTTCCTCTCTGTGGAAGGACCAGGCGCTGGTGGAGATCAACATTGCTGTTCTCTTCAGCTTCCAG ACCTGCAAAGTGACCATAGTGGACCACCACTCTGCAACTGAGTCCTTCATGAAGCACATGGAGAACGAGTACCGGGTGCGTGGTGGTTGTCCCGGCGACTGGGTGTGGATTGTGCCTCCCATGTCGGGAAGCATCACACCGGTCTTCCACCAAGAAATGCTCAACTACCGCCTCACCCCCTCCTTCGAGTACCAG gCTGATCCGTGGAATACCCACGTGTGGAAAGGTGTCAACGGGACTCCCACAAAGAAAAGAGCCATTGGATTCAAGAAGCTCGCCAa GGCTGTGAAGTTTTCGGCCAAGCTCATGGGCCAGGCCATGGCCAAGCGGGTGAAAGCCACCATCCTGTTTGCGACGGAGACGGGCAAATCGCAAGACTACGCCAAAACTCTCTGTGAAATCTTCAAGCACGCGTTTGACGCAAAG GTCACGTCGATGGATGAGTACGACGTGGTCGACCTGGAGCACGAGACGCTGGTGTTGGTGGTGACCAGCACGTTCGGCAACGGTGACCCACCAGAAAATGGAGAA AAATTTGGAACTGCCTTAATGGAGATGCATCACCCGACATCCAAcacagcagacaggaa GAGCTACAAGGGCCGTTTCAACAGCGTCTCCTCGTACTCGGACACACGCAAATCCTCCAGTGACGAGCCGGAGCCCAGAATCAACTTTGAGAGCACCGGGCCTCTGGCTAATGTCAG gtTCTCAGTGTTTGGCCTTGGCTCCAGGGCCTACCCACACTTCTGCGCCTTTGCCCACGCTGTGGACACGCTGTTTGaggagctggggggggagcGCATCCTACGCATGGGAGAAGGAGATGAGCTGTGTGGTCAGGAGGAGTCGTTCAGAACCTGGGCCAAGAAGGTTTTTAAG GCTGCCTGTGACGTGTTCTGCGTCGGCGATGACGTGAACATCGAAAAGGCAAACGACTCCTTGATCAGCAACGACCGCAGCTGGAAGAAGAGCAAGTTCCGCATGACGTACACGGCCGAGGCGCCGGCGTTCACAGACG CTTTACACAGCATTCACAAGAAGAAGGTTTATGGAGCAAAGATGCTGGAATCTGAAAACCTACAAAGTTCCAAATCCAA TCGCTCCACCATATTCGTGCGGctccacacaaacaaccacGACAGCCTGAGCTACCATCCCGGCGACCATCTGGGCATCTTCCCTGGCAACCACGAGGACCTGGTTACCGCTCTCATCGACAAACTGGAGGACGCGCCGCCTGTCAATCAGATTATCAAAGTGGAgttcctggaggagaggaacacgGCTCTAG GTGTAATCAGCAACTGGACCAGCGAGATGCGTATCCCTCCCTGCACCATCAACCACGTCTTCCAGTACTTCCTGGACATCACCACCCCCCCGAgccctgtgctgctgcagcagttCGCTGCTCTGGCGACCAACGacaagcagaagaagaaactggAGGTCCTCAGTAAG GGCTTGCAGGAGTATGAGGAGTGGAAGTGGTACAACAATCCCACCCtggtggaggtgctggaggagttCCCTTCCATCCAGATGCCCTCCACGCTGCTGCTCACCCAGCTGCCCCTGCTGCAGCCTCGTTACTACTCCATCAGCTCCTCTCCAGAGCTGCACCCCGGGGAGATCCACCTCACCGTCGCTGTGGTCTCCTATCGGGCCAGAG ATGGAGAGGGGCCCGTCCACCATGGAGTGTGTTCATCGTGGCTCAACAGGATAGAGAAGGGGGAGATGGTGCCGTGTTTTGTCCGAGG tgCCCCATCTTTCCGACTTCCCAAAGACAACCAAGCACCTTGTATCCTGGTGGGTCCAGGAACAGGCATCGCCCCGTTCAGAAGCTTCTGGCAACAAAGACTCTACGACCGTGAACACAAAG AGATTGAATCGTGCCCCATGATCCTGGTGTTCGGTTGTCGGCAGTCGGAGATGGACCACATCTACAAGGAGGAGACGGTCCAGGCCAAGAACAAGGAGGTGTTCAAGGAGCTCTACTCGGCCTATTCCAGAGAACCCGGCAAACCAAAG AAATACGTACAGGATGTTCTGCGCGAGCAGCTGTCGGAGACGCTGTACCACTGcctgaaggaggagggaggacacaTCTACGTGTGCGGGGATGTAACGATGGCCGGAGATGTTCTCAAGACCATCCAGCAAGTCGTCAAGCAGCAGGGCAACATGAGCCTGGAGGACGCCGGCTTCTTCATCAGCAAGCTCCgg GACGAAAGTCGCTACCACGAGGACATCTTCGGTGTCACCCTGCGAACCTATGAGGTCACCAACCGGCTCCGCTCCGAGTCCATTGCCTACATTGAGGAGAGCAAAAAAGACCCAGATGAGTTAGTGGATTTCTTTCATCTCCACTGTTAA